A segment of the Stegostoma tigrinum isolate sSteTig4 unplaced genomic scaffold, sSteTig4.hap1 scaffold_55, whole genome shotgun sequence genome:
gtgccgatgatgcagctgaagtctctggccagagtgactggcctggacatgaccagcagcagtggaagcaggacggccaacccctcactctttcccagtggggtctccatgttaattactccgggaagcgtttctatatgagcctggcctgatctgcacatctcccagaaactatatggtaactgtaaacagtcttaaagtgagcccgattgattcaccctcctatcagtaacttgccaatgattattgcctgtttcacaatcagtctagtctgatcttctgttcctctgagtgaatcctctgtcctcttccattcagcccgtgcctttgagaatacagccagattccccttcaggctgcatttcattctcctcactgtctcggtgctgccacatacatcacctgtctctccatttccgtCTGCAATAGTtctgtgaaacccatccccctccccgccccaccttccagctgcaatgttggaacatcaccacattgggcattgccattagtggtccagctcattcatatttcttcacaaaacagaaacacaactcatcaacaagactaagtggcaggcaaatgagatacatcatacatctaaaaacagtttgttcttcaaaagtggaactaactttaatttgtatgcgtacaatagaatcaggaagaataatacatatatagcatgcaactcatttcactgaacacatttgtgcaaataaatgatatctctgcagttcaaccaattccaacagcataacattagagacagagcatttggaaatgatacagaaatttcagatactaatgattcAAAGAGGAGCacagatcggggaaactgaacatggtgtacacacaaaaatccatttcgcaattgcaatgcctcattcaggcaattacatctctctccctcagtctcaaatggtcatcttcccattcgattttcttctactctctgggccacccccaattAGCAGTTCCCTTCTCTCCCCAGTTTAGCgtcatgccttcctttacactagtatgtaatggtacctttctagtacatgtttgattttcgatgaacacaccgcactggtttgtgaccaggtcggccagttgaacctctcAGAATGAGAGTTGACTGATTGCTCCATAtgaacagcccaaatcagggagccctggctgacagataagaagtgtgagggtcagagacgctgacaccctggcaactatctctgaatgaggcagtgctaaagttgaagacagatcatttgtaaataaaagttgaattgaagatcgacactggcctctgtatttcaaatactcatttaaattacatttccagcactgggtttgaatattattgttatccttttgttatcaaacatctctgtgtgcagtgatcagcagggttataacatggaggtgtcggaacaggattgtttagattccctacagtgtggaaacaggccctttggccccacaagtgcacaccaaaccttggagcatcccatccagacccacgcccctgaacactatgggcaatttagcatggccaatccacctagcgtgcacatctttggacagtgggacgagactgaaacacctggaggaaacccacgcagacacagggacaaggtgcaaattccacacagacagttgcctgaggctggaattgaacctgggtccccagtgctgtgaggctgcagtgctaaccgctgagccaccgtgtcgccccatatcgtgttgcttttgcacaaactttgatgaagaggaaaatgccactgataatgggaactgcagatgctggagaatccaagataacaaagtgcggagctggatgaacacagcaggccaagcagcatctcaggagcacaaaagctgacatttcgggcctggacccttcatcagagacggggatgggagagggaactggaataaatagggagagggggggatgcggaccgaagatggagagaaaacaagataggtagagaggagagtacaggtgagtaggtagggaggggatagttcagtccagggaagatggacaggtcaaggaggcaggatgaggtggtaggtaggaaatggaggtgtggcttgaggtgggaggaagggatgggtgagaggaacaacaggttaaggaggcggagacaggctgggctggttttgggaagcagtcgggggaagggaacggCTGGACTGGTGTCGGGGGAAGGGaacggctgggctggttttgtgatgcagtcgcgggaggggaagaactgggctggttttgggatgcagttggggagggggagtttttgaagcttgtgaagtccacattgataccattgggttgcagggttccaaagcggattatgagttgctgttcttgcaaccttcgggtggcattattgtggcactgcaggaggcccatgatggacatgtcgtccaaggaatgggagggggagttaaaatggttcgcgactgggaggtgcagttgtttgttgcgaaccgagtggaggtgttctgcaaagcggtccccaagcctctgcttggtttcctcaatgttgagcgggtcaggagtgagggggcaggtcactgtgtcggggccaggactgcaggggcaagtcactgtgagcgggtcagcacggagggggcaggttgctgtgagggggtcagcacggagggggcaggttgctgtgagggggtcaggacagaggggggaggtcgctgtgagtgggtcaagactgaggtggcaagtcgctgtgaggggctgaggactgagggggcaagtcgctgtgagcgggtaaggatggagagggcaagtccttgtgattgggacaggactgaaggggcgagtcgctgagagggggtcaggactgcaggggcaagtcgcaatgagcgggtcaggactgcaggggtaattcgctgtgagtgggtcaggtctgcagagagaagtcgctgtgagcaggtcaggactgcaggggcgagtcactgtgagcgggtcaggactgcaggcgctagtcggtgtgagcgggtcaggactgcaggcgctagtcggtgtgagcgggtcacgactgtaggggcaggtcgctgcgagtGGGTCAGAACGGAGGGGACaattcgctgtcagcgggtcaggacggatggggaaagtcgctgtgagcggggcaggacggagggggcaagttgctgagagcgggtcaggactggagggggcaattcgttgtgagcatttcactgaggcactgtatcccatttccatctgtcagtgcatcccatttgtctcagtcactgcatccctatttccctccgacactgcatccctatttcactcagtcactgcatcccatttcactcagtcactgcatcccatttcactcagtcactgcatccatgctgcatggtatatgctatgtataaatgtggcataaaatcctgacttgtatgttcatttcttcttgtaataaaatgtggcatcattagcatccttaatcacttgcatttaatcggaaagcctggtacaaacaccagataacatgacagtccgaacagaacgcattttccaatgctttaaacatatagtcatgtgtgtctcagtgaataaaaatcctcctcattttaccgcaattaaatctcataataaagggagtatgtctgaaagtcgtctcatccgaaggaaaccagacttgctccaggaaagctgcgaaatatatcaagaaaaatagagatgaaatgattctagaaatttctgcaacacaaagatcaaaggaaacaatagtttgatgaacacactgttaagtgttgcacttacacatcacattttggaaaacaaaccacactgattttctactttataaaaaaaaaaattgttccaagtcttcattatgcagcactgcagtgaactgaaaatgtgtagaattttaacatgcatagaaagtatgtgcacaagtcaaagcaaacaaaaaaaagccacttctgtcctaaaaagacaatattatatgacaaaaaggcagggaagtttgagaacacagcatcatgcttcctgcagagatagaGTTTTGCCTGCGtcatagggccgatcagggatggcatagggaacttgtgtgtggagcctgaggaggtaggggaagccctaaatgagttttttgcttctgtctttacgaaagaaaccaactttgtagtgaatgaaacctttgaagagcaggtgtgcatgctggaatggatagagatagacgaagctgatgtgctgaaaattttgtcaaacattaagattgacaagtcgccaggcccggatcagatttgtcctcggctgctttgggaagcgagaaatgcaattgcttcgccacttgcgaagatctttgcatcctcgctctccactggagtcgtacctgaggactggagagaggcaaatgtaattcgtct
Coding sequences within it:
- the LOC132208857 gene encoding proteoglycan 4-like, with the translated sequence MEMGYSASVKCSQRIAPSSPDPLSATCPLRPAPLTATFPIRPDPLTANCPLRSDPLAATCPYSRDPLTPTSACSPDPLTPTSACSPDPLTVTRPCSPDLLTATSLCRPDPLTANYPCSPDPLIATCPCSPDPLSATRPFSPVPITRTCPLHPYPLTATCPLSPQPLTATCHLSLDPLTATSPLCPDPLTATCPLRADPLTATCPLRADPLTVTCPCSPGPDTVTCPLTPDPLNIEETKQRLGDRFAEHLHSVRNKQLHLPVANHFNSPSHSLDDMSIMGLLQCHNNATRRLQEQQLIIRFGTLQPNGINVDFTSFKNSPSPTASQNQPSSSPPATASQNQPSRSLPPTPVQPFPSPDCFPKPAQPVSASLTCCSSHPSLPPTSSHTSISYLPPHPASLTCPSSLD